The Cololabis saira isolate AMF1-May2022 chromosome 20, fColSai1.1, whole genome shotgun sequence genome includes a window with the following:
- the LOC133420892 gene encoding uncharacterized protein LOC133420892, translating to MDEMVGGCKDVHHLQSPPSPSSPPSPPSPPSPSSPPSPPSPPIPPVPPVPPVPPVPPVPPVPPVPPVPPVPPVPPVPPVPPVPPVPPVPPVPPVPPVPPVPPVPPVPPVPPVPPVPPVPPVPPVPPVPPVPPVPPVPPVPPVPPVPPVHPPSPVPPVPPVPPVPPVPPVPPVPPVPPVPPVPPVPPVPPVPPVPPVPPVPPVPPVPPVPPVPPVPPVPPVPPVPPVHPPSPPSPPSPVPPVPPVPPVPPVPPVPPVPPVPPVPPVPPVPPVPPVPPVPPVPPVPPVPPVPPVPPVPPVPPVPPVPPVPPVPPVPPVPPVPPVPPVPPVPPVPPVPPVPPVPPVPPVPPVPPVPPVPPVPPV from the exons agtccccccagtccctccagtccccccagtccccccagtccccccagtccctccagtccccccagtccccccagtcccccca tccccccagtccccccagtccccccagtccctccagtccctccagtccctccagtccccccagtccccccagtccctccagtccccccagtccccccagtccctccagtccccccagtccccccagtccccccagtccctccagtccccccagtccccccagtccctccagtccctccagtccccccagtccctccagtccccccagtccccccagtccccccagtccccccagtccctccagtccctccagtccccccagtccccccagtccctccagtccctccagtccctccagtccctccagtccctccagtcca tccccccagtccagtccccccagtccctccagtccctccagtccctccagtccccccagtccctccagtccctccagtccccccagtccccccagtccccccagtccctccagtccctccagtccctccagtccctccagtccctccagtccccccagtccctccagtccctccagtccccccagtccctccagtccctccagtccctccagtccccccagtccctccagtcca tccccccagtccccccagtccccccagtccagtccccccagtccccccagtccccccagtccctccagtccctccagtccccccagtccccccagtccctccagtccccccagtccccccagtccccccagtccccccagtccctccagtccctccagtccctccagtccccccagtccccccagtccctccagtccccccagtccccccagtccctccagtccccccagtccccccagtccccccagtccctccagtccccccagtccccccagtccctccagtccctccagtccccccagtccctccagtccccccagtccccccagtccccccagtccccccagtccctccagtccctccagtccccccagtccccccagtccctccagtccctccagtc